One part of the Olleya sp. YS genome encodes these proteins:
- a CDS encoding geranylgeranylglycerol-phosphate geranylgeranyltransferase, with protein MFSRKQKHILLKFFSMFSVVRGYNILVIVIAQYLTSIYIFAPDKPLKKVLFDVNLLMLVLASAAVIAGGYIINNFYDSEKDLINRPNKTMLDKLVSQNTKLSFYFVLNFSAVVMASYVSFKPVLFFSFYIFAIWFYSHKLKKLPIIGNVVSAILTLTPFFVIFVYYSNFKAVIFVHAIFLFLIVAIRELTKDLENIKGDLTLNYRTIPVVYGESFSKKIITFLVISTLFPVYFLVTRFDIGYMYLYFYMCEALLIIYLILLWKSNTKTHYLWLHNILKFIILAGVFSILLIDVDLVLNRIL; from the coding sequence ATGTTCTCAAGAAAACAGAAACATATCTTACTTAAATTTTTTAGTATGTTTTCTGTAGTAAGAGGCTACAATATTTTAGTTATTGTCATCGCGCAATACTTAACATCAATCTACATATTTGCACCAGACAAACCTTTAAAAAAGGTACTGTTTGACGTTAATTTATTAATGTTAGTTTTAGCATCTGCAGCTGTTATTGCAGGAGGATACATAATTAATAATTTTTACGACTCCGAAAAAGATTTAATCAACAGACCTAACAAAACTATGTTAGATAAATTGGTTAGTCAAAACACCAAACTATCATTTTATTTCGTGCTTAATTTTTCAGCTGTTGTTATGGCAAGTTACGTGTCATTTAAGCCTGTTTTATTTTTCTCGTTTTACATCTTTGCTATTTGGTTCTATTCGCATAAATTAAAAAAGCTTCCCATTATTGGTAATGTAGTTTCAGCAATATTGACATTGACACCATTTTTTGTCATTTTTGTGTATTACTCTAATTTTAAAGCAGTCATCTTTGTACATGCTATATTTCTATTTTTAATAGTCGCTATCAGAGAATTAACCAAAGACTTAGAAAATATTAAGGGTGATTTAACTTTAAACTACAGAACAATTCCAGTTGTTTATGGAGAATCTTTTTCAAAAAAAATAATCACTTTTTTAGTCATTTCAACCTTATTTCCAGTCTATTTTTTAGTAACTAGATTTGATATTGGATACATGTACTTGTACTTTTACATGTGTGAGGCACTACTAATTATTTATCTCATTTTACTTTGGAAATCTAATACTAAAACACACTATTTGTGGCTACATAACATCCTTAAATTTATAATATTAGCTGGTGTTTTTAGTATTTTATTGATTGATGTAGACTTAGTTTTAAACCGAATATTATAA
- a CDS encoding TetR/AcrR family transcriptional regulator translates to MDKKKRIIITMLELVVKQGVHATPMSQVAKEANVAVGTIYHYFDNKNQIIEEIYIMINQDYGVVLMANLPDSHYKKQYETVWLNLYNYFVGNPLAFQFVEFVGVPPIISKELMHQSSSHFENVRNFFLQGIKDGHVKDVPLRLILQMCFGNVVSAVRLKFKGELEMNDKHIKQAIQMSWDCIKKN, encoded by the coding sequence ATGGACAAAAAAAAACGTATAATTATCACTATGCTAGAGCTAGTGGTAAAACAAGGTGTGCATGCTACGCCTATGTCCCAAGTGGCAAAAGAAGCTAATGTAGCTGTTGGTACAATCTACCACTATTTTGATAACAAAAATCAAATTATTGAAGAGATTTACATAATGATTAACCAAGATTACGGTGTCGTTTTAATGGCTAATTTGCCTGATAGCCATTATAAAAAACAGTATGAAACTGTTTGGTTAAATCTTTATAACTATTTTGTAGGTAATCCTTTAGCCTTTCAATTTGTAGAATTTGTAGGTGTGCCTCCTATTATTAGCAAAGAATTAATGCATCAATCTTCTAGCCATTTTGAAAATGTTAGAAATTTCTTTTTACAAGGTATTAAAGATGGACATGTCAAAGATGTTCCTTTACGATTAATATTACAAATGTGCTTTGGTAACGTTGTGTCTGCTGTAAGGTTAAAATTTAAAGGCGAATTAGAGATGAATGATAAGCATATCAAACAAGCCATACAGATGTCTTGGGATTGTATTAAGAAAAACTAA
- a CDS encoding diphosphomevalonate decarboxylase, whose product MDVTRFLFNNYKNTLAEGSVTWSSPSNIALVKYWGKKEDQIPENPSVSFTLDACKTITELTFQTKNSKETFSFEVFLDDVAKPDFHPKIETFFKRIEAYLPFLKDFHFTIKTRNTFPHSSGIASSASGMSALALCLMSIEKSLSQAEVTEAYFIQKASFLARLGSGSACRSLEGDLVVWGNHPKIEGTSDLFGVKYPYQVHKVFKNYHDTILLVDKGEKQVSSTVGHNLMHGHPFAKQRFKQAVDNITSIKEILKTGDLDAFIALVESEALTLHAMMMTSMPYFILMKPNTLEIINKIWAFRKETGLPICFTLDAGANVHILYPQKDAEKIYEFIKTQLVGYCQNGHYICDRIGFGAKQL is encoded by the coding sequence ATGGATGTAACTCGTTTTTTATTTAATAATTATAAAAACACATTAGCTGAAGGTAGTGTAACTTGGTCATCTCCAAGTAATATAGCTTTAGTTAAATATTGGGGAAAAAAAGAAGATCAAATTCCAGAAAACCCTTCAGTAAGTTTCACTTTAGACGCTTGTAAAACAATAACAGAATTAACTTTTCAAACAAAAAACAGTAAGGAAACGTTTTCGTTTGAAGTATTTTTAGATGATGTTGCTAAGCCAGATTTTCATCCTAAAATCGAAACCTTTTTTAAACGTATTGAAGCCTATTTACCTTTTTTAAAAGACTTTCATTTTACAATAAAAACCAGGAACACGTTTCCACATAGCTCAGGAATAGCTTCTTCCGCTTCTGGTATGAGTGCTTTAGCATTGTGTTTAATGAGTATTGAAAAGTCATTAAGCCAAGCTGAAGTGACTGAAGCGTACTTTATCCAAAAAGCATCATTTTTAGCTCGATTGGGATCTGGAAGTGCTTGTAGAAGTTTAGAAGGTGACTTGGTAGTTTGGGGTAATCATCCAAAAATTGAAGGTACTAGCGATTTGTTTGGTGTAAAATATCCTTATCAAGTTCATAAGGTGTTTAAAAACTATCATGACACTATTTTATTAGTAGATAAAGGCGAAAAACAAGTAAGTAGTACAGTTGGTCATAATTTAATGCATGGACATCCTTTTGCAAAGCAGCGTTTTAAACAAGCGGTTGATAATATTACATCTATAAAAGAAATCTTAAAAACAGGAGATTTAGACGCCTTTATAGCATTAGTAGAAAGTGAGGCATTGACCCTACATGCGATGATGATGACAAGCATGCCTTATTTTATTTTAATGAAACCAAATACATTGGAAATAATTAATAAAATTTGGGCTTTTAGAAAAGAAACCGGATTACCAATTTGCTTTACTTTAGACGCTGGAGCCAATGTACATATACTATATCCACAGAAAGATGCCGAAAAAATTTATGAATTCATTAAGACACAGTTAGTTGGATATTGTCAAAACGGTCATTATATTTGTGATAGAATTGGTTTTGGTGCAAAACAATTGTAA
- a CDS encoding DUF1697 domain-containing protein, producing MQTYLAFLRGINVGGHNKIPMQDLRQLLDDLSFKAVKTYIQTGNIVFKSSEIDKQVLESKIKTAILNQFNFQIPVLIKTPEEIHSILERCPFNTDEKQNSYFALLFAKVTKQQKEAISSYSFPNEKFQLINNCIYLYSSTGYGRAKANNNFFEKKLNITATTRNYKTLIKLIELSNTVV from the coding sequence ATGCAAACGTATCTAGCTTTTTTAAGAGGAATTAATGTAGGTGGTCACAATAAAATTCCAATGCAAGATCTACGTCAATTATTAGATGATTTGTCATTTAAAGCTGTAAAAACCTATATCCAAACAGGAAACATTGTATTTAAATCGTCCGAAATAGATAAACAAGTATTAGAGTCTAAAATTAAAACAGCAATTTTAAATCAATTTAACTTTCAAATTCCTGTTTTGATAAAAACACCAGAAGAGATTCATTCCATATTAGAGCGTTGTCCTTTTAATACAGATGAAAAACAAAACAGTTACTTTGCATTATTATTTGCTAAAGTTACAAAGCAGCAAAAGGAAGCTATAAGTTCCTATAGCTTTCCTAATGAAAAATTTCAGCTTATCAATAATTGTATTTATTTGTACTCTAGTACAGGTTATGGTAGAGCTAAAGCCAATAATAATTTTTTTGAAAAAAAATTAAATATTACTGCAACTACTAGAAACTATAAAACCTTAATAAAACTTATAGAATTAAGTAATACTGTAGTTTAG
- a CDS encoding carbon-nitrogen hydrolase family protein, with amino-acid sequence MEHTLKVAIAQITPVLLNKIETLKKVEASILEAVQQEVELVVFGEALVPGYPFWVALTGGADWNTKVNKELHAAYIRNSVQIESGDLDAICNLARQHKIAVYLGVMERAKNRGGHSIYASLVYINNQGDIKSVHRKLQPTYDERLTWAPGDGHGLQVHDLKQFTLGGLNCWENWMPLPRTALYGLGENLHIAVWPGSDHNTKDITRFIARESRSYVISASSLMTKSDFPKDTPHLDKILSTSPDVLANGGSCIAGPDGEWIIEPVIHEEGLITTTLDFNRVLEERQNFDPVGHYSRPDVTKLTVNRERQSTVTFND; translated from the coding sequence ATGGAACACACATTAAAAGTTGCGATAGCACAAATAACTCCAGTACTTTTAAATAAAATTGAAACCTTAAAAAAAGTAGAAGCATCCATTTTGGAAGCTGTACAACAAGAGGTGGAATTAGTGGTTTTTGGAGAAGCACTTGTACCTGGTTATCCGTTTTGGGTCGCATTAACAGGTGGAGCAGACTGGAATACAAAAGTTAATAAAGAATTACACGCTGCTTACATTCGTAATTCTGTTCAAATTGAATCTGGAGACTTAGACGCTATTTGTAACTTAGCTAGACAACACAAAATAGCAGTATATTTAGGTGTCATGGAACGTGCCAAAAACAGAGGTGGTCATAGTATTTATGCGTCTTTAGTCTATATTAATAATCAAGGAGATATAAAATCGGTACATCGTAAGTTGCAACCAACCTATGACGAGCGTCTCACTTGGGCTCCAGGAGATGGTCATGGATTACAAGTACACGATTTAAAACAATTTACATTAGGTGGATTAAACTGTTGGGAAAACTGGATGCCATTACCTAGAACTGCCTTATACGGTCTGGGAGAAAATTTGCACATTGCAGTATGGCCAGGAAGTGATCATAACACAAAAGATATTACACGATTTATAGCTAGAGAGTCACGTAGCTACGTGATTTCTGCGTCAAGTTTAATGACTAAATCAGACTTCCCGAAAGACACACCACACTTAGATAAAATATTAAGTACCTCTCCAGACGTACTAGCTAATGGTGGAAGTTGTATTGCAGGTCCTGATGGCGAGTGGATTATAGAACCAGTGATACATGAAGAAGGATTAATTACTACAACATTAGATTTTAATCGTGTGCTGGAAGAACGTCAAAATTTTGATCCAGTAGGTCACTATTCGCGTCCAGATGTCACTAAATTAACCGTAAATAGAGAACGTCAATCTACAGTGACGTTTAATGATTAA
- a CDS encoding DUF5686 and carboxypeptidase-like regulatory domain-containing protein — MNSKLFILLFFLGSLYGIAQTKVSGVVFDEFDQPISFANIVFKGSSIGVITNEEGRFYMEDDDTWDTLLVSFISYQTEEIQLEKKVNYDLKIILKEEVSTLDEVVIVSGKQPKKNNPAIDILRKIWANKRSNGLKKYKQYQYDKYEKVEFDLNTIDSSLMESKLFRGMEFVFEQIDTSNVTGKTYLPMFINESSSEVYGDNVINAKRDILKGNKNSGFSNNQIIIDFVDDLYSDYDVYDNYLKFFDKSFTSPISRTGIQTYNYVLADSSFIDNKWCYNIIYYPRRKNELTFKGDFWVADTTFAIKEINMQASKSANINWVKEIYIEQEFEVLNDSVFLIKRDYFMSDFAFNKKEQSKGIYGKRTTLYDNYKFDIEKDPKFYKEKVYSFDQDLYNQDDSFWEQNRMEQLSKDEKGVYVMLDSLKNTPKFQRLYNLGTILASGYVEFPSINFDYGPIFSTFGFNAVEGLRLRAGGRTYFGQNDLWRLEGFTAYGFRDNKFKYGLSGKWLLDKRSRLIISGGNRRDVEQIGASLTTSTDVLGRSLASSAVVGTGINDKLTNINLSILSIEAEPFRNFITRLSGSYRTLESASNTFSLDYYTDATQTTTKSEVKQYETAVSMSYFPNREMTGFGVERRTKNDDFARLFAQVTVGDKSILNSDFDYTKLQFSYTQPWSVGGFGRLYTTIEAGKTFGEVPLGLLSVVPGNQSYFSIYNTFSNLDFYEFVTDEYATLHIEHNFNGRLFSRIPFLKKYNLRAIVGARGVIGDISQDNRDLNASGLIYRAPSKEAYYEYSVGVGNIFKVFRIDFNFRGNYLNPITNPDARKFGVTGSFGFYF, encoded by the coding sequence ATGAATAGTAAACTTTTTATTCTACTGTTTTTCTTAGGAAGTCTTTATGGTATAGCACAAACCAAAGTTAGTGGTGTCGTGTTTGACGAGTTTGATCAACCTATATCTTTTGCAAACATTGTATTTAAAGGGTCTTCCATTGGTGTAATTACTAATGAAGAAGGTCGTTTTTACATGGAAGATGACGACACTTGGGATACATTACTAGTTTCATTTATAAGCTACCAAACCGAAGAAATTCAGCTTGAAAAAAAAGTAAACTATGACCTTAAAATTATTTTAAAAGAAGAAGTGTCTACTCTTGACGAAGTAGTAATAGTATCAGGAAAACAGCCTAAAAAAAATAATCCAGCGATTGATATCCTTAGAAAAATATGGGCTAATAAACGTAGTAATGGATTAAAAAAATATAAGCAGTACCAATACGATAAATACGAAAAAGTAGAGTTTGACCTCAATACAATTGACAGCTCTTTAATGGAAAGTAAATTGTTTAGAGGTATGGAGTTTGTTTTTGAGCAAATAGATACATCTAACGTTACTGGTAAAACATATTTACCTATGTTTATTAACGAATCTTCTAGCGAAGTATATGGAGACAATGTTATTAACGCTAAGCGTGATATTTTAAAAGGAAACAAAAACTCAGGATTTAGTAATAACCAAATAATTATTGACTTTGTAGATGATTTATACTCAGATTATGATGTGTATGACAATTACCTGAAGTTTTTTGATAAAAGTTTTACAAGTCCTATCTCTAGAACAGGAATACAAACATACAACTATGTATTAGCAGATAGTAGCTTTATTGATAACAAATGGTGTTACAACATTATCTATTATCCGCGACGTAAAAACGAATTGACTTTTAAAGGTGATTTTTGGGTAGCAGATACCACATTTGCTATTAAAGAAATTAATATGCAAGCCTCTAAAAGCGCTAATATTAACTGGGTAAAAGAAATTTATATCGAGCAGGAATTTGAGGTTCTTAACGATTCTGTATTTTTAATAAAGCGCGATTACTTTATGAGTGATTTTGCATTTAATAAAAAGGAACAATCTAAAGGTATATACGGAAAACGTACCACGTTATACGACAACTACAAATTTGATATTGAAAAAGACCCAAAGTTTTATAAAGAAAAAGTCTACAGTTTTGACCAAGATCTGTACAACCAAGACGATAGTTTTTGGGAGCAAAACCGTATGGAGCAACTTAGTAAAGACGAAAAAGGCGTTTACGTCATGTTGGATTCTTTAAAAAACACACCAAAGTTCCAACGTTTGTATAATCTTGGGACCATTTTAGCATCAGGTTATGTGGAGTTTCCTAGCATTAATTTTGATTATGGACCCATTTTCTCCACCTTTGGTTTTAATGCGGTAGAAGGCTTAAGATTAAGAGCAGGAGGACGAACCTACTTTGGACAAAACGATTTATGGCGATTAGAAGGGTTTACAGCTTATGGTTTTAGAGATAATAAGTTTAAATACGGATTGTCAGGAAAATGGTTGTTAGATAAACGAAGTCGATTAATTATCTCTGGAGGAAACCGAAGAGATGTCGAGCAAATTGGAGCTAGTTTGACAACCAGTACAGATGTATTAGGTCGAAGTTTAGCCAGTAGTGCAGTTGTTGGTACAGGAATAAATGATAAATTAACTAACATTAATTTAAGTATTTTATCTATTGAAGCTGAGCCTTTCCGTAATTTTATAACTCGCTTAAGCGGAAGTTACAGAACTTTAGAATCTGCTTCAAACACCTTTAGTTTAGACTATTATACAGATGCCACACAAACTACCACTAAGTCTGAAGTGAAGCAATACGAAACTGCGGTCTCTATGTCTTATTTTCCAAATCGTGAGATGACTGGATTTGGTGTGGAACGTCGTACAAAAAATGATGACTTTGCAAGATTATTTGCACAAGTAACCGTAGGTGATAAAAGTATTTTAAATAGCGATTTTGATTATACAAAATTACAATTCTCGTACACCCAACCTTGGTCTGTAGGTGGTTTTGGACGTTTATATACCACAATTGAAGCTGGCAAAACCTTTGGAGAAGTCCCATTAGGTTTATTAAGTGTAGTGCCAGGTAACCAAAGTTATTTTTCTATTTACAATACCTTTTCAAATTTAGATTTTTATGAGTTTGTGACCGACGAGTATGCCACCTTACACATAGAGCATAATTTTAATGGAAGACTGTTTTCTAGAATACCTTTTCTTAAAAAATATAATTTAAGAGCTATTGTTGGTGCCAGAGGAGTTATAGGCGATATCTCTCAAGATAACAGAGACCTTAACGCTTCTGGTTTAATATATAGAGCACCAAGTAAAGAAGCATACTACGAGTATAGTGTTGGTGTAGGTAATATTTTTAAAGTCTTTAGAATAGACTTTAATTTTAGAGGTAATTACCTTAACCCTATTACCAATCCTGATGCTAGAAAATTTGGTGTGACTGGTAGTTTTGGGTTTTATTTTTAA
- a CDS encoding pyruvate dehydrogenase complex E1 component subunit beta, with protein sequence MKTIQFREAICEAMSEEMRRDESVYLMGEEVAEYNGAYKASKGMLDEFGAKRVIDTPIAELGFAGVAIGSTMTGNRPIVEYMTFNFSLVGIDQIINNAAKIRQMSGGQFKCPIVFRGPTASAGQLAATHSQAFENWFANTPGLKVVVPSNPYDAKGLLKSAIRDDDPVIFMESEQMYGDKGEVPEGEYTIPLGVAELKREGTDVTIVSFGKIIKEAYIAADQLAEEGISCEIIDLRTVRPMDRKAILESVKKTNRLVVLEEAWPFGNVATEITYLVQSEAFDYLDAPIVKINTADTPAPYSPVLLAEWLPDHKDVIKAVKKVMYK encoded by the coding sequence ATGAAGACAATTCAATTTAGAGAAGCTATATGCGAAGCCATGAGTGAAGAAATGCGCAGAGACGAGAGCGTGTACTTAATGGGTGAAGAAGTAGCAGAATATAATGGTGCGTACAAAGCCTCAAAAGGTATGTTAGACGAGTTTGGTGCTAAACGTGTTATAGACACACCAATTGCTGAGCTTGGTTTTGCTGGTGTAGCTATAGGATCTACTATGACTGGTAATAGACCAATTGTAGAGTATATGACCTTTAACTTCTCTCTTGTTGGTATTGATCAAATCATAAACAACGCTGCAAAAATTAGACAAATGTCTGGTGGACAGTTTAAATGTCCTATAGTATTTAGAGGTCCTACAGCTAGTGCTGGACAATTAGCAGCTACACATAGTCAAGCTTTTGAAAATTGGTTTGCAAATACGCCAGGATTAAAAGTTGTTGTACCATCTAATCCGTATGATGCCAAAGGTTTATTAAAATCTGCAATACGTGATGATGATCCAGTTATCTTCATGGAAAGTGAGCAAATGTATGGTGATAAAGGTGAAGTACCTGAAGGTGAATACACCATTCCGTTAGGTGTTGCCGAATTAAAAAGAGAAGGTACAGATGTAACCATTGTCTCTTTTGGTAAAATAATCAAAGAAGCGTACATCGCAGCAGATCAACTGGCAGAGGAAGGTATCTCTTGTGAGATTATTGACTTACGTACTGTTAGACCAATGGACAGAAAAGCAATTTTAGAATCTGTTAAAAAAACAAATAGATTAGTGGTTTTAGAAGAAGCATGGCCTTTTGGAAATGTTGCTACAGAAATTACTTATTTAGTACAAAGCGAAGCATTTGATTATTTGGATGCACCTATCGTTAAAATAAACACTGCAGACACACCTGCACCTTACTCTCCAGTATTATTAGCAGAGTGGTTACCAGACCATAAAGATGTTATTAAGGCTGTTAAAAAAGTAATGTATAAATAA
- a CDS encoding mevalonate kinase: MKGPLFYSKILLFGEYGIIKDSKGLSIPYNFYNGALKMDKNPSEEAQQSNKSLQRFAEYLSKIDEQLVVFDIDALQNDVAAGMYFDSSIPQGYGVGSSGALVAAIYDKYAQDKITVLENLTREKLLTLKTVFAEMESFFHGKSSGLDPLNSYLSLPILINSQENIEATGIPTQSSNGQGAVFLLDSGIIGETAPMVSIFMENMKQEGFRKMLKNQFIKHTDACVDDFLKGDIKSLFKNTKQLSKVVLNHFKPMIPAQFHELWKKGIETNDYYLKLCGSGGGGYILGFTPDIKKAEKALKDYKLEVVYNF; this comes from the coding sequence ATGAAAGGTCCTTTATTTTATTCTAAAATTTTGTTGTTTGGTGAATATGGAATCATCAAAGACTCTAAGGGTTTATCAATTCCTTATAATTTTTACAATGGTGCATTAAAAATGGATAAAAATCCATCTGAAGAGGCACAACAATCCAACAAAAGTTTACAACGTTTCGCAGAGTATTTATCAAAAATAGATGAGCAACTTGTAGTATTTGATATTGATGCTTTACAAAATGATGTAGCAGCAGGTATGTATTTTGATTCCTCAATTCCTCAAGGTTATGGTGTTGGTAGTAGTGGTGCTTTAGTGGCTGCTATTTATGATAAATATGCTCAAGATAAAATTACAGTATTAGAAAATCTTACAAGAGAAAAACTACTAACTCTTAAAACCGTTTTTGCCGAAATGGAGTCGTTTTTCCATGGTAAATCCTCTGGTTTAGATCCTTTAAACAGTTACTTAAGCTTACCTATTTTAATAAACTCTCAAGAGAATATCGAAGCAACAGGCATCCCTACCCAAAGTAGTAATGGGCAAGGTGCAGTGTTTTTATTAGACTCTGGTATTATTGGTGAAACAGCACCAATGGTGAGTATTTTTATGGAAAACATGAAGCAAGAAGGATTTAGAAAAATGCTTAAAAACCAGTTTATTAAACATACAGATGCTTGTGTTGACGATTTTTTAAAAGGCGATATCAAATCGTTATTTAAAAACACAAAACAGTTGTCAAAAGTGGTACTAAACCACTTCAAACCTATGATTCCTGCTCAATTTCATGAGCTTTGGAAAAAAGGAATTGAAACTAACGACTATTACTTAAAACTTTGCGGTTCTGGTGGTGGTGGATATATCTTAGGCTTTACACCAGATATTAAAAAAGCAGAAAAAGCTTTAAAAGATTACAAACTAGAGGTCGTATACAACTTTTAA
- a CDS encoding pseudouridine synthase: MSRHQGANGKGKSSGRGRDNSKSKTYARGNAPIKKKAASKPNSNPDLIRLNKYVANSGMCSRREADQHIAMGLVTVNGKVVTEMGYKVKLEDEVRYDGARINPEKKAYVLLNKPKGFATTTSEQKGRTVMDLVANATSARIKPIGRLGRNSTGLLLFTNDEKVVARFTNSNKGVERLFHLELDKNLKFEDLKKIREGFKVEGKQVNVEEIDYVNNTKNEVGVKIKNTGNTILHTIFEHLKYELVRIDCVQIAHLTKKDIPRGNWKILTEQEVNTLKMM, from the coding sequence ATGAGCAGACATCAAGGTGCCAATGGTAAAGGAAAATCCTCTGGAAGAGGACGTGATAACTCTAAAAGCAAAACGTATGCTAGAGGTAACGCACCTATTAAGAAAAAAGCAGCATCAAAACCTAATAGCAATCCAGATTTAATCCGTTTAAATAAATATGTTGCTAATTCTGGCATGTGCTCTCGTAGAGAAGCAGACCAACACATTGCAATGGGACTGGTTACTGTAAATGGTAAAGTTGTAACAGAGATGGGTTACAAAGTCAAATTAGAAGATGAAGTCCGTTACGATGGAGCCAGAATTAACCCAGAAAAAAAGGCTTACGTCTTATTAAACAAACCTAAAGGTTTTGCTACAACTACCAGTGAGCAAAAAGGAAGAACCGTTATGGATTTGGTCGCTAATGCAACAAGTGCTAGAATTAAGCCAATAGGACGTTTAGGTCGAAACTCTACTGGATTATTGTTATTTACTAATGATGAAAAAGTGGTAGCGCGTTTTACAAATTCTAACAAAGGTGTAGAGCGTTTGTTTCATTTAGAGTTAGATAAAAATTTAAAATTTGAAGATTTAAAAAAAATTAGAGAAGGTTTTAAAGTCGAAGGGAAGCAGGTTAATGTTGAAGAAATAGACTATGTAAACAACACTAAAAATGAAGTAGGTGTAAAAATTAAAAATACAGGAAACACCATTTTACATACCATTTTTGAGCATTTAAAATACGAATTGGTTAGGATTGACTGTGTACAAATAGCACACTTGACCAAAAAAGATATCCCTAGAGGAAACTGGAAAATTTTAACCGAACAAGAAGTGAATACATTAAAAATGATGTAA
- a CDS encoding electron transfer flavoprotein subunit beta/FixA family protein yields MKILVCISHVPDTTSKINFTDGDTKFDTNGVQFVINPNDEFGLTRAMWFKEKQGASVTVVNVGGAETEPTLRKALAIGADNAVRVNTEAKDGFQVAKELANVVKEGGYDLVIAGRESIDYNGGMVPGMLAEMVGANFVTNCISLEVDGNNAKAVREIDGGKETVSTSLPLVIGGQKGLVEESDLRIPNMRGIMMARQKPLNVVEPTGASVETASVKFEKPAPKGAVTLVSPDNLDELVNLLHNEAKVI; encoded by the coding sequence ATGAAAATTTTAGTGTGTATTAGTCATGTACCAGATACGACATCAAAAATTAATTTTACGGATGGCGATACTAAATTTGACACTAACGGAGTACAATTTGTAATTAATCCTAATGACGAGTTTGGTTTAACACGTGCGATGTGGTTTAAAGAAAAACAAGGTGCTTCTGTAACTGTTGTTAACGTAGGTGGAGCAGAAACTGAGCCAACCTTAAGAAAAGCTTTAGCGATTGGAGCAGATAATGCAGTAAGAGTTAACACAGAAGCAAAAGATGGTTTTCAAGTCGCTAAAGAATTAGCCAATGTAGTTAAAGAAGGTGGTTACGATTTAGTAATAGCTGGTCGTGAATCTATTGATTATAATGGAGGTATGGTTCCAGGAATGTTAGCTGAAATGGTTGGTGCTAATTTTGTAACTAATTGTATTAGCCTAGAAGTCGATGGTAATAACGCCAAAGCTGTAAGAGAAATTGATGGCGGAAAAGAAACTGTTTCAACATCTTTACCATTAGTGATTGGAGGACAAAAAGGCTTAGTTGAAGAAAGTGATTTACGTATCCCAAATATGAGAGGAATTATGATGGCACGTCAAAAACCATTAAATGTTGTGGAGCCTACAGGTGCATCTGTTGAAACCGCTTCGGTCAAATTTGAAAAGCCAGCACCTAAAGGAGCAGTAACATTAGTGTCTCCAGATAATTTAGACGAATTAGTTAACTTACTTCACAACGAAGCTAAAGTGATTTAA